In the genome of Pempheris klunzingeri isolate RE-2024b chromosome 20, fPemKlu1.hap1, whole genome shotgun sequence, the window aaacacaaaaaaagaacaaaaagccGGCATTCGAGAGCGGAGCGAGCAAACACGTCTGCCACGGTGGCGCCATCTTATCACACATTTTGTGATAAAGTGAATAATAGTACACGTGTGTCCAGCTCTGGTGGTTGGAGGGATGGATGTGAAACAAGTCACGGGTGCCGGCTGAACTCACCTGTGCTCCGGCGGTGTAGTTTTTGATCCGGGTGTCCAGGCGGCTGTggagcagctcctcctgggaGTGGATCTGTTGCAGGAGCCGCTTGGGCTGAACGAGCTGTTCTGCAGGAGGCAGCTTTCCCTCCAGACTCACCCATTCCCTCAGACCTGCAGAGGGGACACACGAGGAGGCTCAGTGCACGGATAGGGCGAGATGCCACAGAGCAAACTCAGGTTTGTGGAGCTCTAAATCTCTTATTTCTGCAGCCCTCCTGTAGGATCAAACATCTGACGGTGAGCTGCTCGTCGATGCAACAATTACACGGTCCTTGTCGGTGAGCGCAGGTAAAGTGGATGCAGAAATGACCAAAAACTACTAATTTTTAAAATCACTGGGCACATGTTGCCTGTAATAAACTAAATCATAAAAGGGGAAAGCGAAGCCTCTCACCTGTCACGGCGCACCGTGCACACACTGCAGCGAACAGCAGGCATCTCACAGCGAGCATGATGCTCACATAGTCCTGGTGGTTTCCTCGGTGCAGCGCCGTTAAATGAAGCGAAAAGAGGCGTGAgcggagctgcagcagcactgttgTTGTCAGTGAAGACAAACAGAGCAGCGGGGTTCCTTTGAAAGCGGCGCCCGCATCTCTCACCTCCAGTTCCCGCCGGTGGGGAGTTTTAAAAGCCCCCTGATGAGGCTCCTCTGCTCGGCTCCAGCTGCATGGTGTGTGTCGGTGTCACCAAGCTCCGCGGCGcgatcacacacatacacacactcacacacacacatacatacacactcgTGTTTCGGCCTAAACGTTTCTGTGATCGCGTGAAGCAATGAGGCTGCGCGAGGAGCCGCGGACCTGGAAACAAGGAGCACGTGGGACTTGACGGATCCACCCACGCTCTTTGATGAGACCTGATGGGTGCAACTCTCGGCTGTGTGGACCCAAGGGTGACACCGGACAGTAGACGAAACTAGGATACATGTGAAGTCCTTAAGTGGAAACAAATTTATAATTCATAACACTGTTCCCATTCATTTGATATGAGGCTTTAATCTGTTCTTCTTTAATTGTAGCATATTAATGCTTCAAGAGCATTTTGCTAGAATCACATAAGCAAACAtgatcaaaaatatatttatcagtAATTTGGTATTTGATGTGACTGTTTTCTCATACTTTCATTGCTACAGATCATTGATCTGCATACCCCAAAAAAAGAGTCCCAGGATACAATTGAAGGGTCACAAGATGACTGGGATTCAAAGTAAGCAAAATATTAGTTACACTATACTAAACCCCTAAACTATCCACATTTTATTTGGTACTATTATGTCTTCAGGCCCCTTATTAGTCTTTATATAAATCTGATCTGAGGTGGAAACTGATAAAAGGTCACAAGCCAAAACAGTTGGGAACCACCGCTACTGGCCAAAAACCTCCCTGAAAACCTCAAGATGATGGAAACCAACATTTCTGCCAACGTTGCAACAAATCTGGTTATTTCGCTTGAGACTTGTgtattcttgtttttctctgtgctccTGTCACAGGTTTGTAGATGGGTCTTATTGGGAAAAGCTGTTCAGTGCACCAGTCAGGATTTAGCAACATTTGGTTGAGCTGTTAAAACTGCAAAGTTGAAGGCAAAGATAAAAAGGAATGTAGCTCATATAGACCAATATCGGTCCTGAATGTAGATTATAAGTTATTTGCTTCAATCCTATCTAAGAGACTGGAGTCCATTGTCCAGGAGCTGGTAGATTTAGATCAAACAGGTTTTGTATTAAATAGACAGTCTCAGGATAATTTAAGGAGAACACTACAAGTGATGAGCCATGTTACATCAGAAAATATTAGTGCAATATTGATCAGCCTAGATGCCGAAAAGGCATTTGATTCGGTGGGTTGGGAATATCTATATAGGGTACTTGCAAGGTTCGGCTTTAAAGACGGCTTCATTAAGTGCATTAAAGCGTTATACCTTTCTCCAACAGCCAGGATCAGGGTTAATGGACACCTGTCGCAAACTATCTGTCTGAAAAGAGGGACACGCCAGGGCTGTCCCCTGAGTCCGACCTTGTTCGCCTTATTTATTGAACCCCTGGCTCAAGCAATTAGAGAGGACTCTGAGATAAAGGGGATTTCGATCAGAGGAGAAGAACATAAGACTTGTATGTTCGCAGATgatgttctgctttttattaCAAGCCCTGACTCAAGTATTCCTAAATTAATGTCCCTATTAAAGGTTTATAACGCATATTCTGGATATAAGCTAAATATCCAAAAAACTCAAGCCCTCACATTTAATTATATCCCCCATCCAGATACAAAGAGGAAATATAACTTTAAATGGGACTCCCCCACGATAAAATACTTAGGAATAAACCTAACAAAAGACATGTCAAAACTCTATGAAAACAATTACGGCCTCATTAATAAAGAGATAAAGTCTGACATCTCTCGATGGACTCTCCTCCCATTAGATATGAgtaatagaatagaaataatcaaaatgaaCGTGTTGCCGCGGTTTCTTTATCTCTTCCAGTCATTGCCTCTGGAGGTACCCCAAAAACAGTTTGATGAATGGAATGGATGGATTTCAAGGTTCATTTGGAACAGTAGAAGACCCAGGATACAGTTCAAGACATTGCAGCTgaaaaaagagaagggagggagagccTTACCATGCTTACAGGATTACTATTATGCTGCGCAGCTGAAACCTTTGGTATGCTGGTGTGCCCCAAACTATGAATCTAAATGGAAATCCTTGGAAATTACACAGATAGATACTCCAATACAATCAATAATAGGAAATAAAAGACAAGCTGAAAGAAATTATAAGAGCTTGAATCAATGGACTCAGTTCACTCTTAAGCTGTGGTTCAAGGTATTGAGGAAGTTACAAATAGAGAAACATGCAAGGGTCTTGAATTGGATAGCATATGATCCAGAATTTGAACCTGCTAGGTTGGATGGGGCCTTCAGACAGTGGACTGGGAGAGGTATCACTTCCTTCTGTTCACTCACCTCAAACGGTGAATTTCAGAGTTATAAGACAATTTCAGATACATTTGGATTGGAAAAGCAGGACTTCTATAGATATCTGCAAGTCAGAGATTATTATATTAAGAAACTACaaatcaaagaggaaaacaaatacagtttgATTTCTATATTTCATGATGCATACcaagaaaaagacaataaaaagttGGTCTCAAGAATATATGGAAGTATACAAGCCTCCAGAAATCACTCTACGATatatatcaaacaaaaatgGGAGAGGGAGTCAGAAACACAAATTTCAGAGGAGACCTGGATGGAAATATGTGAGACTCAAACAACCACTGCAAACTCAAGATCGTTGAGAGAGTTTGGCTGGAAGAATGTAGTGAGATTCTTTATCACTCCCAAAATAACTGCAATGCAAACAGGCTTGCGCGACCGGGGCTTCtgttggagaaaatgtggaACCTCAATGGCGAATCATTTCCATGTGTTTTGGGCCTGCCCAAAAATCCAGTCATACTGGGGGGAGGTGGCTAATGAGATAAACAAAGTAATGGGAGTGGAGTTAGTTTATTCTTTTGTAACTTTTTATCTTGGTAAAATACCTGAAACACTCCTACACaaagataaatatttattgaagatACTTTTGGCAAGTAGCAGGAAAGCTATAACCCGAAAATGGTTGCAGGTTGATTCTCCAACATTGGCCCAGTGGCGTGGGATAGTGAAAGAAATCTACTGTATGGAGCGACTTACTTTTGTTTTAAGACTTGAGTTAGAGAAATGTACTGAACAATGGGAAAAATGGATTATGTATGCACTCTGTTCAGAATAGTATGACATGATgtatggagaaaaatgtgttgagattttaaatgtaacacccATGATGACCtcatgttctttgtttttatatttcaaataattgaataaaaaaaaaagttaaaaaaaaaacaaaaactgcaaaGTCGAGTTAATGTTATACTTTCCAGTCCTCATTACAGCTTTTGGAAACCTattcttgtcttttttatattattacatttaaatataagtAACCTTATTGAGCAAACATTACTATGGACTGCAAGCCATCAACACAACTCCCTCAGATAGACGCTCCTACACAAGTCTTGTCAAATGGGAGTCTGTGGGTGGACGTGCCAAGTACTTTCACCCGAATATTTGAgattagtattttttttttgcttcccgACACCATCCTTGCATTCCCTTCCCCCTTTTACACCACAACAACCAAAGTGTCTTAAATGGCACCAAGCTGCTACAATTCTTGTCAGGACACAGAAATTATCCCTTCATCCAACAAATCTGGATAGTTACGGCGTTATGGAACAAGGCATGGAGATCAGATATCAAATATTGTTTGTGTCAGCTGGATGCTGGGCTGATGAGCCAGGCAGGACACATCGACCCTCTGTTGCCCTTCCTCAtcatcccctccctccccgttTGGCTCTCCTTTAGCCTACAAGTGGAGTCAGCACTTATTAAGACAGCAGGAGAAATGTACCTTCAGTTCACCCCAACAGGTCTTAACTTTGCTCTGCCTGAGCAACATTTTCTAAACTAGGCAGCAGGAAAAGTATatagttaaaaacatttatttaaaaacactgtacaaGAATCGATGTCACGTCTTTCCACATACTCAAATCACGTGCAGTTTCTCTTTGATTGTTGCATTCAGCACCTGTGGTTTAAAATATGCTTGTCAGAAAACATGGGGTTTTGAGTTTTGTTTGCTATGATCAACAATGACATGTCTTTAAGGGAGGTGACCTTACACAAAACTGAGAAGATGATAACCCtccctgtggctgcagcacGCTACTGTGAAGCAGTCGTCTCTCCTTGACAAAGCCAGTCCTTTGGCTCACCTTCAAAAAGGAAGGAAACGCCGTTTGACATTAATCAGACAGTTTTCTGTGTCACAGGTTGTGCGAGTCCTCCACTCCACTAGCGCCTCATCAACGCCGGTGCAAGTGGGATTTGATCCAGACGCAGCACTTACAGTAATTGAGTAATGCCCCCTTCAGAAAAGCCTCATTAAATTCTCAATACCGCCATGTGTTCCCGGACATAGCTGCTGAAAGACTACAGTCAGCAAGACATACAGAGTAGTGGCTGGGGTTCTGTGCACAAAGAGAATTAGGGGTTGAGAGGAAAAATGATAATGGATGCTCTTCAAATTCATGGGAAGATGCAGCATCCACTAAATAACATCcatcatgacaaaaaaataaatataaaaatctgcatctctaaaaacagcaaaatattaCACTTTAGTTTGCACTAAGtcttaaatatttacattatattagAATTATGTTGGTGAGCATCAAGCTTTGATTCTTGAAGAGGGATTCACAGCTGCAAAGTCACAGACTTACACAGCTTCCAGGTAATAGTTCCTTCCAGTTCTTTAAAATGATCGAGAAAATACCCGTCAGTGCTGAACCTCAACAATCTGTACAACAGTCCTGGAAAACGACGAAGGGTCCATTTCTTCTCCACACAGTGAGGCCGCCGGGGTTGACGTCTGAAGGACGGTGTGTAGACGGGACTCGTAGCTGGAGTTGTGCGCCCAGGTGCACGGCCTGTGGAGGAGTTCCTTGTCGAGCTCACAGCCCTGCTCAGTGGGCAACGGGGGAGCGGCCGAGGTCGGTCCCAGCAGGTTGCAGTCCCAGTCGGactctgatgatgatgtggcTAAGTCTGGGATGAGGGCCGACTCGATGCACACTGAGGTGGAGTGGGATAGTGAATGCTGAGAGTCCTGACTGGAAAACACACTGTTAGATTTATCAGCGGGGAACTGAAGTGGAGGATCAAAAGTCTTTGCTTTTGAGGAGCGGGGCCACGATGGACAATCGCCAATAGAAGTGCTACCACGACCTAAAACGTCCATTGGATTTGGTGCCAGAGTGAAATTCTGTGCAGTAGGAACACAAAACAATGTGAAAGTCTGTTTTGAACCACGTGTTTCACCAGTGCATGTTGAAGAGACTGTTGGGTTGGGAAAGGACTGCAATATCGGAGAACAAGAAACCTTCTCAAATAATAAAACGCCCTCAGGTTTTGCCTCAGTGTCACTTTCTGGTGTTGCAGACGTATGCCCTTCTTCAGTCCAGCTTACACTGTAACTAAATTTCCCTGTGATCCTCCTCTTTTTGCTGTGGCTGTGTTTGAGGCTGGCTGATCTACAACGCTTTTTTGGGTTTGGCGACGTCATTGACCGTTGAGGGGGGGGACAAGATGTACCTTCTGCATTTGTCAAAGccacagagggaggaagtgggGTGGGGGCAAATATTGTGACGGCGGGGACTGACCGAGACGCACTTTCTGCAGTGTCCATTTCACAAGTGTGTCCTTCCAGAGCCTCCTCTGCAGTGTACCATTGAGGGCTGAGGACTGGGGGATCTGTGTACAGGCAGTGCGGCTCCATAATGTAGGAGGAATTAAAGACTTGTGGGCTGAGGACCGGTGGGAGGGAGTAAGGGTCAGGGGATGGACATGGCCTGTCAGGGGATGGACATGGTGTGTCGGGAGATGGACATGGTGTGTCGGGAGATGGACATGGTGTGTCGGGAGATGGACATGGTGTGTCGGGAGATGGACATGGTGTGTCGGGAGATGGACATGGTGTGTCGGGAGATGGACATGGTGTGTCAGGAGATGGACATGGTGTGTCAGGAGATGGACATGACGGCCCAGGGGATGGACATGGCGGCCCAGGGGATGGACAGGGTGTGTGGGGTTGTGGCTCAACATCCAATACCGGCATGACTGGACTTAGAGGATGGCTGTTGGGGAGGTGGCAGACTGCGTTGGTGGTGAAAGGCTGGGTGTCAGCTGGTGGAGTGGCTGGATTTGGGGTGGGAAACTGAACTCCTGGTGATTGGCTGACTgggacagaggaaagagagccTCTTGTAGGGCTGGAGATGTGAACGTCGAATGATGAACCTTGTCTCTGCAGGGCCTGAACAGCATGCTCCGTCTCAGCATCGGAGAGAGGCTCCAGTTCACAGACATCTTGGAAGGGTAAAGGAGTTGGTGCACTAGAGAGAGGACAtagaaaatgctaaaaatgctCAACATAAACTTTTCATTCACTGTGGTTCagtgaataaacaaatgaatttaACAAACATTGGGGACATTGctgagcaaaaataaaaactcaccTGTTCAGTGTTTCTTCTGATTGTTTAGATGGACTGGGGTCGAATCCTGGAACCATTTCAGCCACGAGCTGATCCACCACACTGTAGTTTGAGAGATCCAGCACAAATGCACGGTGCCGATCAGACTGCAAGTGCTGCAAAGGCCAACAAAGACAACAAGTCACAGATgtcaatacaaacaaaaaaaattaaggcaaaaaagtcaaatatctACCAGCGTAAAAATTCCAgtaaaaggaaaggaaagataCCCACCTCCTCCAGATTAGTGAAGGGCTGATGACAGCATTCACAGTATGACAGGTCCTTTTTGCGCGGCCGCCAAGGTGAAGGGTTACAGCTGACTGGGGTTTGAGATTTGTCCTGAATGCTACTTTcaacttttttcttctctctaatTAACAAAGAATGAACCACTATTATGACAAATCCTTCATAACAGACTTCTTTACACCATTAACCACACTCTCTAAACTGAGTTTATTTCCTGTTGCATGTTTCTTCTATTAGTGcaagacaggaaatgaaagtaAATCCAAActgttatatatttatatcatagTTACAAACCTTTTCATTTCTCcttgctctgtctgtttttcaaaaagaggagggggagattCAAAGGGACTAAATCGACCAGAGTACCAAAGAGTGGGGAAGGTCATAGATTGCATGTGCAAGGGCTTGTATTTCCTGGTTgcataacaaaaacaacagaaagcatgaattaaacaaaatgttttagcaTCAAAAGAGATacacatgtaaaacaaaatacagtgtAATAACACTAAACAActgaaagcagacagaaaaatatatataacatatcaCCATTGTTATATGTTcacattgaaaatgtttcagaccacttttaaaaactgaatgCGAGATTACACATCTGAGATCAGCCCCAGATAGGCCAATATTCAAGTGTTTCAGATGTCATGGGTTCAGTTTCTCACAGCAATGGTCGATGCATTACCAGAGCACTTCAATTAACTGAAATGAGAGGGCAAATGAAAAGACCTGTTAGCACACAGGGATCCCCTGCAGGAACAGGCAGTGGAGCTTGCAAAGCCGCATCAAATAGAAATCGTATCCGCTTGAGCTCTGGGCTCCTGGGGAGCGGCATcactggggagggaggggggcttgTCACATAACACGATGGGACTCCTTAACAGGCTCAATTAAGAAAATCATCTGGGCTGAAATGCAAACCACCAGAACTAGCGCTCAGTGGGGTAGGAAGGGCATAAACACGGGACAGGTTGCTGCCTCCCATTGTTGTTTCACGGTCATTATGCTTGAACTGCAAAGAGGGATCGAATCTGATACTAAACAACCATTACATGAACTCAGGCAGGCTTAATAACTTAATTTTCCTTTGCCTTGCCGAATTGCAGCACGTCTTTCTTGATCAACTGGAATCAAATTCAGAGGATTTAAGTGGTCCGTGCTAAAGAGATATAGACTGCACTGAATGAAAGATGAAACTCACCTGGTCAAGTCCTCAATTTTAAGATACGGAGACCTCAACGCTGCAGCTGTTGAAAgggagaagtaaaaaaaaaattgaattaacCAAAATCGTCGTGTATACTCACAGAAATACAGCATTATagggaaataaacacattagcAGCAAATAAACTAACCTTTGACGGCAGGACAACCTTGTTGTTTGGTGTTGTAAGTTCTCTgtgtaaaaaagaaagtttAGATAAGACTCATTAATATTAAGGGGCAAAGGCCGAGTTACATTACATGACAGCAATTTCAGCGGttctcacattttcttcatAAACCCCAACAGATTTTATTACAGTGGGAGCTTACTCTCCTATCTGTTCTGACCTTTTTCTTTACAAATTCACCCATAAACTTTTCTGATGTGCAATGGCTACATTTGGATATCTGGTGAAGTGAAAAGACGATACCTCTGGCTTCTTCTGTATCACACTGAAGCTCTCTCGAGTCAGCTGCTTCAAATACAAAAGGACATCTGATACCACATTAAGGAACAACACACgactttcacacactgttcttTGATTAAGAACATGATATTTCTATGTTGGTAAACAGCTGACTGCTTCTGCTTGAATCAGTGAtaagaaacagcagaacaaagcaTAAGCACCTGCATGGTGCCATCTGCTGTGAGCAGACGTCCACTGCACCACagatgtgaacacatacaagccAGACAAGAATTTGTATCATATCATGTTATTATTTCTCCTAGCCACTCCAGTACATCAAAAAGGATA includes:
- the LOC139219949 gene encoding uncharacterized protein, which gives rise to MVPGFDPSPSKQSEETLNSAPTPLPFQDVCELEPLSDAETEHAVQALQRQGSSFDVHISSPTRGSLSSVPVSQSPGVQFPTPNPATPPADTQPFTTNAVCHLPNSHPLSPVMPVLDVEPQPHTPCPSPGPPCPSPGPSCPSPDTPCPSPDTPCPSPDTPCPSPDTPCPSPDTPCPSPDTPCPSPDTPCPSPDTPCPSPDRPCPSPDPYSLPPVLSPQVFNSSYIMEPHCLYTDPPVLSPQWYTAEEALEGHTCEMDTAESASRSVPAVTIFAPTPLPPSVALTNAEGTSCPPPQRSMTSPNPKKRCRSASLKHSHSKKRRITGKFSYSVSWTEEGHTSATPESDTEAKPEGVLLFEKVSCSPILQSFPNPTVSSTCTGETRGSKQTFTLFCVPTAQNFTLAPNPMDVLGRGSTSIGDCPSWPRSSKAKTFDPPLQFPADKSNSVFSSQDSQHSLSHSTSVCIESALIPDLATSSSESDWDCNLLGPTSAAPPLPTEQGCELDKELLHRPCTWAHNSSYESRLHTVLQTSTPAASLCGEEMDPSSFSRTVVQIVEVQH